ATGAATCCTTCATACTTCGTAGTTGGTAGAAAGGGAGCAAGTAGATGTGGATGGAAGTTTTTCCCACCCCCATTTTCCAGCATGCCATCGAGCACCAACCACTAGCAATTGTTCACAATGCATAGACACAATAGGGCCTCTACTGCTCGACGAAGTTTCTTTCAACGCCAAAAGCCGCGCGCTTGGCTGCTGCATTTCATACCTGGTGCACACTGTGTAGTTGACTTATACATACTCTGGGGTGACAAAAAACAATGAGAGCAAGTTGCAGGGTATTTCCCACCCATCTGTTTAGGGTGTTTCATAGACACAATATATAGAAAAGATGCGTTACACATTTGCTGTTGAATCTGACCTGTATTCACCAGTGATTAAACATAAGTATGACCAGATCATTTTGTGCTTTCAGGTGCTTTTTCCGACAGAGACAAGCCTATGTTCATGCTCTTGCAAGTCACAGAAGGAGAAGGCTGAGAAGCAAAAGAAGAGGGTGACAATGCATTGAGGAAACTGGACTGGTAGCTGTGTTGTCATCGTCATCGGACCACCTTGTTGCCATCTTTCGCACTGAAAGAAAGCCCCAGTTCAACTCCATACATGTATGACATGGCAAACAGGAGAGCTGAATTGCAAGGTGAATGAATGTCCTGCAAATTTGCAAATTCTGCAACCTAATTTGCTCAAAATTTACTAATGCAGGTAGGATACAACATCACTCGAAGATGTGGGGACTAGCTCAGGTGGGCTTCACTCGCTTAATTGGTAGGTAGTGCTGTGCTCGGCTAGACGTCTCCTTTACTGGTTGTTTCACATGATGAGCAGCAGTTCTGTTGGACCTACGGCTATACGTTGCCATCGACGAACGCATGCTCTACGTGCTGTGATTCATGTCGCCCTTGAAGGTTTCCCGCACGAAAATGTGGTGAAATTTCGCCCAATTCCTGAAGGAACAGGTAATGAAATTTTGCATGTAACCACTCACTAGTAGTTCCTTACCAgttactactactccctccatccttatATAAATGCACTTATGACTGGATGTGACATTTCATATTACAACGAATCAGAACAGTTGTATTATGAAATATCACATTTAATCTCAGATGTATTTATAATGGAATGGAGTGAGTACTTACTGCTCTAGTAGTAGGATCGTAGTCTTTACTCATCCCGTGTGTGTACGCTGTTAAGCAAGACTGCCTTTGCTAACGTCTGAAAAGAGCTTTTGGCAGAAAAGCGACTGACGGGAATGCACTTTGGGGTAGGCAATTTGATGGATtttgaccaaaaaaaaatttaagttggTGGCATGCATGCAAGGTCACGCGCCTCGGTCATGTGAGAAAGCGCGGTTCCTACAAGGAAAGGAAAGGCGTTTGTTCTGTGTAAAAAGACCAGAAAAGAGCACGTACATCGTGTGGTGTAGCAGAGCAGATCGTAGTTCATTGGTAAAGATGGAATTTGGCAGCCAATGACGCTTAAGGTGAAGAGAATCCTAGTGCAGTTTGCGATACAGTTACATACACATGTTCTTTATCCATGGGTAATTGAGTAGTAGGAGCAGAAATAGCTTTTTCATAGGTTTATAAGATATGGATTTTAGGAGATGAAATATGCCACGCGCGGCAAGGCGCCATGATCGCCCAAAGCATGCGTTCATCATCTCGTCTCAACGTGACTGATGCCATGGCTATTCCCCCGAGgtaggcgatcgatcgatcgagcactaACCCAGCCGCCCATTGTTGGACCATCAAGCTCATCGAATCTTCGTTTCCGGCACATGTATAGCTCCTCATATTGTACGATTTCTATTGCGTTTCGCCACATATATAGCTCCATGTTGTCTCAAGAGCTAGAAATCAACTCTGTTTAATACACACTGCTCCAGGCTACCACTAGTAGCAGGTAAGCAGCTCACGGCTAAATAAACGCTGGGGTTTATtttgggaccatttccaggagAAGATAGTGCCGGTGTGGGTGGAAGTGTCACATCAATTTGGATCAGCCGCAACATGATTCAACAATTCACCAATTCACGGAAATCGACCGATCGGTGAATGTGTATCCCTTGTATATAAGCAGTGCCGTGCAGCTTAATTTAGCCACGACCTACCTCAGTTAATACCTGCTGTTAATTCGTAATTACTACATGGCCTGTATACGTGTAACGTAGCAATGGCCTGTAAACGTAGTACGTACTACAAACGTTTTGCATCGGCCAATCAATCGAGAGGTAGAGACGACACGAATTCAGCAGTTAATGATTCGATGAGGGAGGCGACAATGAAATTTATGGTCGATCACTATTCGAGACGATGAAACTGCCAGTGATACGGCGCATCTGATGTTTGGATCCTGCAGCTGCAAATCTAACCAATCAAACGACCAGAGAGAATGAAGGTTCTTGCTTGCAAATCGCATTTTCTTCCTCTTCGTAAACCGTAATACAGTAGTTAATAGTAACACTCACGCGTGTCTTTGTAGCACGTTTGGTTTTTCATCtacctgctgctgctactacttgAGGAGAATCTTGCAAGCTTCACATTTCGAACATTGCATCTTCTCTGTACTGAAGTGAAGAGCGGTTGTACACTAGTAATACAAACTAGAGAAATTAAGGATGCCATACGTACGTGTACTGTTGTCAATCGTATCCTGGTTTAACTGTTTGAAACGCGGCCAGATGTTTGAAATTTTGCACAGAAATACAAGAAATCAACCACCACTACTGAAGTCTGCAATACAACCATCATGAGCTGAGTCATCTACGCAACACACAACGAAATTGCTAATCAAATTGGGGGGGGGAGAAGAAGCCAAGCAAAGAACAAAACTGAGGTCGCAATTGAGGAGGTCAGAGAGAGCACACAGCTCAGCTAATTGATTTGtttcattcctttttttttccattcacaTGGTAGGGAgagaaaatatataaacattttGAAGGATTCTTCCCAATATCAATATTTGTATAGTATGCTACATTGCTGCTACTGCCTAACCATAAACAAACCCAAATTTCCACTGaatttcttttttccatttctcTTCGCCTCTCGTCAACACGTAGCGGCAAACACTACCATTCATATCGTCACATCTCCTCCTCGAGAGTACCGAAATGTTTGGTCAAAttttgtaggaaaaaaaaatcaaagataaAATTGCccccgaaaaaaaaatgaaaaagaaaaggagggaaaaaaaaagcgcGCGAGCGAGCGAAGATGGCGTCATCGGAACCTACCCATGTCGGCGAGCTTCCGGGAGGTGTTGCGGCCGaacgaggcggcgccgccggccgacaGGTTGCGCCGGTGGGTGTCGCCCAGGGGGGACGGATCCGGCGGCTGGCATCgccggcgtccgccgccgccgccggaggtgggCCGGACGAGCGGGCTGAGGCACACGGCGAACCCCGAGATCCCGTCCCCGCTGGCGCCCACGCCGGTGTGCCTGCGGCGGTGCTGCCTCGCCGGCGAGGGGGAAGGGAACCACCAGCTACTGGTGGTACTGCCTCCGGGGGAGTCGGGCGCCTcgtccagcggcggcggcagcgactccgccgccgtcgccgcggcctccggccgccgcttgcGTCGGACTATCGAGGAGAGCCAGGAGGTGGACCGTCGGGGAGGATCCTTCGCGctcacgccaccgccgcggacgacgtcgtcgtcgccccgggCGTGTCgccccctgccgccgccgccgaagatcGCGGCGAGGAAGGACCTGCGGCGCGCGACCTTCTTGCCGCGCGGCTCGGGCTCatcgccgccacccgccgcgcgGGCGGGGCCGACCTGCGGCGTGcggaagaagaggaggttggggtggtggtggtggtggtgggcggcggcggccgaggaggaggaggatgacgcgTAGGCGCAGGCGTCGgagcggcgcgccgcggcgtaGGGGGAGACGGAGCGCGCGAAGAGGGATGAGG
Above is a window of Oryza sativa Japonica Group chromosome 10, ASM3414082v1 DNA encoding:
- the LOC4349435 gene encoding uncharacterized protein — its product is MRCKLHPYANAVGVCAPCLRDRLLDLAAQRDAAADAAEADDHHHSSSSRASSSLFARSVSPYAAARRSDACAYASSSSSSAAAAHHHHHHPNLLFFRTPQVGPARAAGGGDEPEPRGKKVARRRSFLAAIFGGGGRGRHARGDDDVVRGGGVSAKDPPRRSTSWLSSIVRRKRRPEAAATAAESLPPPLDEAPDSPGGSTTSSWWFPSPSPARQHRRRHTGVGASGDGISGFAVCLSPLVRPTSGGGGGRRRCQPPDPSPLGDTHRRNLSAGGAASFGRNTSRKLADMGRFR